The Acinetobacter pittii genome contains a region encoding:
- a CDS encoding NAD(P)/FAD-dependent oxidoreductase, whose amino-acid sequence MKIAIIGSGISGLYAAWRLSEQHQVTVYEKNNYFGGHTDTHELEIEDAKVAVDSGFIVFNDYNYPLFTDMLKKLGVETQSSDMSFSVNNLVSGLQYNPSKKWSLFARPQNFLNRKFLQMLSDLLRFYDDNKDIDVADIDPNLSIEEYLDLHKYSHEFRYEHLYPMCGALWSAPVEQVGQIPYRFVVSFFQHHRMLQLKDRPQWQTVKHGSASYIQAIQKKYRSIEWKFAEVKAVSRSPETVLIETVEGQAQYDWVIFASHADDSLNLIKDASELEQEILSQFGYQDNRMVVHRDLSIMPKSRLQWASWHVHVTPTSQVQNDESDIHYGFTYWMNNLQNLSCATQIFSTLNPNMKIKAEDILVERQYRHPVFDAKAIQAQSRWHEINGQNRTSFCGAYWGWGFHEDGARSAARVVEQLLAL is encoded by the coding sequence ATGAAAATTGCCATTATTGGTTCAGGTATATCTGGACTTTACGCAGCTTGGAGATTGTCAGAACAACATCAAGTCACTGTGTATGAAAAAAATAACTATTTTGGTGGTCATACTGACACTCACGAGCTAGAGATAGAAGATGCTAAAGTCGCGGTAGATAGTGGTTTTATTGTGTTTAATGACTATAACTACCCGTTATTTACCGACATGCTTAAAAAATTAGGTGTAGAAACTCAAAGCAGCGATATGAGTTTTTCTGTGAATAATCTGGTCAGTGGACTTCAATATAACCCTTCAAAAAAATGGTCGCTCTTTGCCCGTCCGCAGAACTTTTTAAACCGAAAATTTCTGCAAATGCTCTCAGATTTGCTGCGTTTTTATGATGACAATAAAGATATAGATGTGGCGGATATTGATCCTAATTTATCGATTGAAGAGTATTTGGACCTTCACAAATATAGTCATGAGTTCCGTTATGAGCATCTTTATCCGATGTGCGGTGCCTTATGGTCGGCACCCGTTGAGCAAGTAGGACAAATTCCATATCGATTTGTGGTGAGCTTTTTTCAACATCACCGCATGTTGCAGTTAAAAGACCGCCCACAATGGCAAACAGTTAAACACGGTTCGGCAAGCTATATTCAAGCTATTCAAAAGAAATACCGATCCATTGAGTGGAAATTTGCAGAAGTAAAAGCTGTGAGTCGTTCACCAGAAACTGTGTTGATCGAAACCGTTGAAGGGCAAGCCCAATATGACTGGGTGATTTTTGCAAGCCACGCTGACGATAGCCTAAATTTAATTAAAGATGCGTCAGAGCTTGAACAAGAAATATTAAGTCAATTTGGTTATCAAGATAATCGAATGGTCGTCCATCGTGATCTTTCAATTATGCCTAAAAGCCGTTTGCAGTGGGCAAGCTGGCATGTACATGTAACACCAACTTCGCAAGTTCAAAACGATGAGTCCGACATACATTATGGTTTTACCTACTGGATGAACAATTTGCAGAATTTATCCTGCGCTACTCAAATTTTTTCTACTTTAAATCCGAATATGAAAATTAAAGCCGAAGACATCTTGGTTGAGCGGCAATACCGGCATCCCGTATTTGATGCAAAAGCGATTCAAGCTCAATCTCGTTGGCACGAAATTAATGGGCAAAATCGGACTTCGTTTTGTGGAGCATATTGGGGCTGGGGCTTTCACGAAGACGGCGCTCGCAGTGCGGCACGTGTTGTAGAGCAACTCTTAGCGTTATAA
- a CDS encoding DUF1365 domain-containing protein: protein MLLNKLAIAPALIRHRRYSPKPHEFTSTLNYLWFDPDQLDDITKDCSLWSTDHWNVLKLSKNDFLNMYHGSIRDRVEKAILQNNNSHLRPDWQIRVLALPRSLGFRFNSVVFYFVLNKTGKPVFIVSEITNTPWNERKVYIHDCSKQQRNMGDYQSFDFHFEKSFHVSPFMPMQLTYHWRFSFSDQQNVIHMQLFEEQKQLFDATMCFELEPITFPSQQYRYALINSLAPFKMLFSIYLEAFKLWRKKVPFYRHPKKIKVDKT, encoded by the coding sequence ATGTTATTAAATAAACTTGCTATCGCTCCTGCACTTATTCGTCATCGGCGTTACAGCCCTAAACCGCATGAGTTTACATCGACCTTAAATTATTTATGGTTCGATCCAGATCAATTAGATGATATTACAAAAGATTGCTCACTTTGGTCGACGGATCATTGGAATGTATTAAAGCTATCTAAAAATGATTTTTTAAACATGTATCACGGTTCTATAAGGGATAGAGTAGAGAAAGCGATACTGCAAAATAATAACTCACATCTTCGGCCAGACTGGCAAATCAGAGTCTTGGCTTTGCCTCGTAGTTTGGGTTTTAGGTTTAATTCAGTCGTATTTTATTTTGTTTTAAATAAAACTGGAAAACCCGTATTTATTGTCAGTGAAATTACCAATACCCCGTGGAATGAACGAAAAGTTTATATACACGACTGCTCAAAACAACAAAGAAATATGGGTGATTATCAGAGTTTTGATTTTCATTTTGAAAAATCATTTCATGTTTCGCCATTCATGCCTATGCAGTTGACTTACCACTGGCGGTTTAGTTTTTCAGATCAGCAAAATGTCATTCATATGCAGCTCTTTGAAGAACAAAAACAACTCTTTGATGCCACTATGTGCTTTGAACTTGAGCCCATCACATTTCCTTCACAGCAATATCGATATGCTCTTATAAACAGCCTAGCGCCTTTTAAAATGTTGTTTTCAATATATTTAGAGGCATTTAAGTTGTGGCGAAAAAAAGTTCCATTTTATCGTCATCCTAAAAAGATCAAGGTAGATAAGACATGA
- a CDS encoding SAM-dependent methyltransferase encodes MIKTFLYGEDDSLPLLLKSLLKLRHGQITFQGAWNGTVGEVSDLHAVIEVHNPLLMDLILKNGVLGAAEGYIRGDWSSEHLVELIQILARNRAVLDQINQNVIAQASQFFLKAWYQNRKNSISGSRKNIAEHYDLSNDFFKLFLDPSLMYSSAVFENENMTLEEASDLKKEIICKKLDLKPLDHLVEIGSGWGGFAIYAAQHYGCRVTTITISQAQYDEAVTRVNEAGLAHRIDVQLKDYRLLEGKFDKLVSIEMVEAVGAQYLSTYFDQCKALLKPKGLAFIQAITIEDFRYKKALNTVDYIKRYIFPGSFIPSVSVLTQTASESGLRLKHLNDIGLSYAQTLHHWRARFLAAREQVLALGFDENFIRMWDFYLCYCEGGFKEGVISNVHLLFESTSY; translated from the coding sequence ATGATAAAAACATTTCTTTATGGTGAAGATGACTCACTACCGTTATTGCTCAAGAGTCTTCTCAAACTACGTCATGGACAGATCACTTTTCAGGGCGCGTGGAATGGGACGGTCGGTGAAGTTTCAGACTTACATGCTGTGATTGAAGTTCACAATCCTTTATTGATGGATCTTATTTTAAAAAATGGTGTTTTGGGAGCAGCAGAAGGCTACATCCGTGGTGACTGGAGCAGCGAGCACCTTGTCGAGTTGATCCAGATCTTGGCACGTAACCGAGCTGTATTGGACCAAATCAACCAGAATGTTATTGCTCAAGCGAGCCAGTTTTTTCTTAAAGCTTGGTATCAAAATCGAAAGAATTCTATAAGTGGTAGCCGTAAAAATATTGCCGAGCACTACGACTTAAGCAACGACTTTTTTAAATTATTTTTAGATCCGTCTTTAATGTATTCGAGCGCCGTTTTTGAAAATGAAAACATGACTCTCGAAGAAGCATCTGATTTAAAAAAAGAGATCATTTGTAAAAAGTTAGATTTAAAACCACTAGATCATTTAGTTGAAATTGGAAGTGGGTGGGGTGGTTTTGCCATTTATGCAGCTCAACATTATGGCTGTAGAGTAACCACCATTACCATTTCACAAGCTCAATATGATGAAGCCGTTACTCGTGTAAATGAAGCTGGCTTGGCACATCGAATTGATGTGCAACTTAAAGACTACCGTTTGCTCGAAGGTAAGTTCGATAAGCTGGTTTCAATTGAGATGGTTGAGGCGGTTGGTGCGCAATATTTATCGACATACTTTGATCAATGTAAAGCACTCTTAAAACCGAAAGGTTTGGCATTTATTCAAGCCATTACCATTGAAGATTTCAGATATAAAAAAGCACTAAATACAGTTGATTATATTAAGCGCTATATTTTCCCCGGTAGCTTCATTCCTAGTGTAAGTGTATTAACTCAAACTGCTTCTGAAAGCGGTTTAAGGTTAAAACATTTAAATGATATTGGTTTAAGTTATGCGCAAACACTTCATCACTGGCGAGCGCGTTTTTTAGCGGCGCGGGAACAAGTATTGGCTTTAGGTTTTGATGAAAACTTCATCCGCATGTGGGATTTCTATTTATGTTATTGCGAAGGTGGCTTTAAAGAAGGCGTTATAAGCAATGTTCACTTGTTGTTTGAAAGTACCAGTTACTAA
- a CDS encoding DUF1295 domain-containing protein: MFWNLLILDLMIMLLSWLLATLNGRAGIVDAAWSFCLAVNIIVSSLLISVAPVEVRLFIGIFSGLWFLRLFWHLLRRYQSEQKEDGRYASMRKAMGKFQHIGFLLFFIFQTLLVLVFFLPMWMLLNVETTEWSSGYKVALVIAAVIMAIAFIGEQLADQQLYRFKLNPDHHGKTMDQGLWRYSRHPNYFFEWLHWFAYPIIGLAAGQYVLWIYPLLMWLFLYYVTGIPFSEKQAIKSRGQNYLDYQQKTSMFIPRKPKK; the protein is encoded by the coding sequence ATGTTTTGGAATTTACTGATTCTAGATTTAATGATCATGTTGCTGAGCTGGTTACTTGCCACTCTAAATGGCCGAGCTGGAATTGTAGATGCTGCATGGAGTTTCTGTCTGGCAGTAAACATTATCGTGTCTTCTTTACTCATTTCAGTTGCCCCAGTTGAAGTGCGCCTTTTTATTGGTATTTTTAGCGGCTTATGGTTTTTAAGATTATTTTGGCACCTGTTAAGACGTTATCAATCTGAACAAAAAGAAGATGGACGTTACGCGAGCATGCGTAAAGCGATGGGTAAGTTTCAGCATATTGGCTTTTTATTATTTTTTATCTTTCAAACACTTTTAGTGCTTGTGTTCTTTTTGCCGATGTGGATGCTCCTCAATGTAGAGACAACTGAATGGAGTAGTGGATATAAAGTCGCTTTAGTAATTGCTGCTGTCATCATGGCAATTGCCTTTATTGGAGAGCAGCTCGCTGATCAGCAGTTATACCGATTTAAATTAAATCCAGATCATCATGGCAAAACGATGGATCAGGGTTTATGGCGTTATTCACGTCACCCCAATTATTTTTTTGAATGGTTACACTGGTTTGCCTATCCAATTATTGGTTTAGCGGCAGGCCAATACGTATTGTGGATTTATCCGTTACTGATGTGGCTATTTTTATATTACGTCACGGGTATTCCATTTAGTGAAAAACAAGCAATTAAAAGTCGCGGTCAAAATTATCTTGATTATCAACAAAAAACGTCAATGTTTATTCCGCGAAAACCCAAAAAATAG
- a CDS encoding SAM-dependent methyltransferase, whose protein sequence is MDFIVHQSLKIVESGVIPDHAIRAAIRALSKKRLIQEGRYDPEQGAQRYMDVLNMLKKSEIAVETDKANEQHYELPTEFFQAVLGKRLKYSACYFPTKTTTLDEAEELALLLYCERAQLKNGQHILELGCGWGSLTLWMAENYPRSQITAVSNSATQKKHILRQAELRGLTNVEVLTCDVNVLELDQDKFDRVVSVEMFEHVRNYQRLFEKIQGWLKADGLLWCHIFCHRFLHYPFEVKSDYDWMSKYFFTGGLMPSTSTFLHFQEHLELAQEWQWSGEHYMRTANAWLDNMDNQEVELKPLFKKIYGKDANIWWQRWRIFFMACAELFGFEQGQEWVIGHFLFKKRS, encoded by the coding sequence ATGGATTTTATTGTTCATCAGTCTTTGAAAATTGTTGAAAGTGGTGTGATTCCAGATCATGCAATTCGAGCTGCAATTCGTGCTTTAAGTAAAAAGCGCTTAATCCAAGAAGGCCGTTATGACCCTGAACAAGGGGCGCAGCGCTACATGGATGTGCTTAATATGCTGAAGAAGAGCGAAATCGCCGTTGAAACGGATAAGGCAAACGAGCAGCACTATGAATTGCCGACCGAGTTTTTTCAGGCGGTGCTTGGAAAAAGACTCAAATATAGTGCATGTTATTTCCCGACTAAAACCACAACTTTAGATGAGGCAGAAGAGTTAGCTCTTCTGCTTTATTGTGAAAGAGCACAACTTAAAAACGGTCAACACATTTTAGAGTTAGGCTGTGGATGGGGCTCTTTAACTTTGTGGATGGCAGAAAACTATCCACGCTCACAGATTACGGCTGTTTCAAATTCTGCAACTCAGAAAAAGCATATTCTTCGGCAAGCAGAGTTGAGAGGTTTAACCAATGTTGAAGTGCTTACCTGTGATGTGAATGTACTTGAATTAGACCAAGACAAGTTTGATCGTGTTGTATCGGTCGAAATGTTTGAACACGTACGTAATTACCAACGTCTTTTTGAAAAAATTCAGGGCTGGTTAAAGGCAGATGGCTTACTTTGGTGTCATATTTTTTGCCATCGCTTTTTACATTATCCTTTTGAAGTGAAATCAGATTATGATTGGATGTCCAAGTATTTCTTTACTGGCGGTTTAATGCCTTCGACTTCGACTTTTTTGCATTTTCAAGAGCATTTAGAGTTGGCTCAAGAGTGGCAGTGGTCGGGTGAGCATTATATGAGAACGGCAAATGCTTGGCTTGATAACATGGATAATCAAGAAGTCGAACTAAAGCCACTGTTTAAAAAAATCTATGGAAAAGATGCCAATATTTGGTGGCAACGCTGGCGTATTTTCTTCATGGCTTGTGCTGAGTTATTTGGTTTTGAGCAAGGTCAAGAATGGGTCATTGGTCACTTTTTATTTAAAAAGCGATCATAG
- the colS gene encoding sensor histidine kinase, whose product MIKNRHDGKASHPLAQMFNRYYWLQIGLIALSIVVGLACSAWVIKGSLLKTALEQEMEHYWLRIERNPNADLPDTKNLYGYRWNTQVAPQPFRGMHLESGVHRVFVDGKERMTVYGERNGQHVLLVFGESNVNKLIWLFGLAPLMFSLSVLYSFLWWSNRRARRYFSPITRLANALENIDWAHQDTQASPFRDINTNGNMEAEYLKQALEKYHQVLSDFIRREREFTGDVSHELRTPLTILKGNVQLCQAKYGDDKSLVRLHNTIEDMQLLVDTLLAIARNTVQSLPSEKNLLSKTVKDLVESLEAVSAGKGIQINIQPDVSEQPRWLYPSMTQMVLGNILRNALNYSQGSQIDIIQQKNSLIIADNGIGISLPNDVKVQELSDSQLSLKAKGHGIGLQLVQKLCKQLGWRVELFDRQYYLTTHPELDLELTTGLIVVVYLS is encoded by the coding sequence ATGATAAAAAATCGACATGATGGCAAAGCGAGTCATCCATTAGCCCAAATGTTCAATCGATATTACTGGTTGCAAATTGGTCTGATTGCATTATCGATCGTGGTCGGGTTGGCTTGTAGTGCTTGGGTGATTAAGGGCTCTTTACTTAAAACCGCTTTAGAACAGGAAATGGAGCATTACTGGTTACGCATAGAACGTAATCCAAATGCTGATTTACCAGATACTAAAAATTTATATGGATATCGGTGGAATACACAGGTCGCGCCTCAACCTTTTCGGGGCATGCATTTAGAAAGTGGCGTGCACCGAGTATTTGTTGATGGTAAAGAACGAATGACGGTTTATGGTGAGCGTAATGGTCAGCATGTTCTATTGGTATTTGGCGAAAGTAATGTTAATAAGCTGATCTGGTTATTTGGTCTTGCTCCACTCATGTTCAGCTTATCTGTTTTATATAGCTTTTTGTGGTGGTCAAACCGAAGAGCAAGACGCTATTTTTCCCCGATTACGCGCTTAGCGAATGCTTTAGAAAATATTGATTGGGCACATCAAGATACTCAGGCATCTCCTTTTAGAGATATTAATACCAATGGCAACATGGAAGCCGAATATCTTAAACAAGCTTTAGAAAAATATCATCAGGTTTTAAGTGATTTTATCCGACGCGAAAGAGAATTTACTGGAGATGTGAGTCATGAGTTACGCACTCCGCTCACGATTTTGAAAGGTAATGTGCAACTGTGTCAGGCGAAATATGGAGACGATAAATCTTTAGTCCGTCTTCATAACACAATTGAAGATATGCAGCTGCTCGTTGATACCTTACTTGCGATTGCACGTAATACGGTACAGAGCTTGCCATCTGAGAAAAATTTATTATCGAAAACGGTAAAGGATCTTGTTGAAAGTTTAGAAGCGGTAAGTGCAGGTAAAGGGATACAGATTAATATTCAACCTGATGTTTCTGAGCAGCCACGTTGGTTATATCCTTCGATGACTCAAATGGTTTTAGGTAATATTTTACGTAATGCCCTTAACTATTCTCAAGGCTCACAAATCGACATTATTCAACAAAAAAACAGCCTGATTATTGCAGATAATGGAATTGGAATTTCTTTACCTAACGATGTAAAGGTGCAAGAGCTCAGCGATTCGCAACTTTCCTTAAAGGCTAAAGGCCATGGCATTGGTTTGCAATTGGTACAAAAGCTTTGCAAACAACTAGGATGGAGAGTGGAGCTGTTTGATCGACAATATTATTTAACCACTCATCCTGAACTCGATTTGGAGCTAACCACAGGCTTAATTGTTGTGGTCTATTTAAGTTAA
- the cusR gene encoding response regulator transcription factor — protein MGNHFILMVEDHFELAATVCEFLEVHGYVVDHARNLDAARTFLKSQHYHLLLLDINLPDGSGYDLCNWLRTEQGVDIPVLMLTARDTLDDKLKGFTAGTDDYLVKPFDFNELVMRIRALIKRAAGEVTHHKIQIHDLILDSATQTVVRAGNNIELPPIQFKLLKILMRQSPKVVTKQELMMELWGDEEPESDALRSHIYNLRKMVDKPFDPKLLHTVAGVGLKIALEDSAT, from the coding sequence ATGGGTAATCACTTTATCCTCATGGTTGAGGACCATTTTGAACTTGCAGCAACAGTCTGCGAATTTCTTGAAGTGCATGGTTATGTTGTCGATCATGCACGTAATTTAGATGCTGCACGGACTTTTCTCAAATCTCAGCATTATCATCTTTTGCTGCTCGACATAAATCTGCCTGATGGCTCGGGTTATGACCTATGCAACTGGCTACGCACCGAACAAGGCGTTGATATTCCCGTTCTTATGCTGACAGCAAGAGATACTTTAGATGACAAACTTAAAGGTTTTACTGCTGGCACAGATGATTATTTGGTAAAACCTTTTGATTTTAATGAGCTAGTGATGCGGATTCGTGCATTAATAAAAAGAGCAGCTGGCGAAGTCACTCACCATAAAATTCAAATTCACGACTTAATTCTTGATAGCGCAACTCAAACCGTGGTTCGTGCCGGAAATAATATCGAGTTACCCCCTATTCAATTTAAACTATTAAAAATTTTAATGCGTCAGTCTCCAAAAGTAGTGACTAAGCAAGAATTGATGATGGAATTATGGGGCGACGAAGAGCCTGAAAGTGATGCGTTACGCAGTCACATCTATAACCTAAGAAAAATGGTTGATAAACCTTTTGACCCAAAGCTATTACATACAGTGGCAGGTGTCGGTTTAAAAATTGCTTTGGAAGATTCCGCGACTTAA
- a CDS encoding chalcone isomerase family protein, with protein sequence MDIAVQKSRILIFLGILIVSQANAAELKKCSSAPLMVTSKKVGNVSYFAENCLKNWQSQSIKMEFSYNRDIPEWAFKRAATHFLKKNVSGFDAKSPLNHINELYRPIKSGDLYSLYYQHENQKLELKLNQKLLGSLNNPNANQYFKIWFGSEPFNAKLKQQLLN encoded by the coding sequence ATGGATATTGCCGTTCAAAAAAGTCGAATCTTGATATTTCTGGGAATCTTAATCGTATCTCAAGCGAATGCGGCTGAACTGAAAAAATGCAGTTCAGCGCCTTTAATGGTGACGAGCAAGAAGGTGGGAAATGTCAGTTACTTTGCTGAAAATTGCCTAAAAAATTGGCAAAGCCAAAGCATCAAAATGGAGTTTAGCTATAACCGCGATATTCCCGAGTGGGCATTTAAACGCGCAGCCACCCACTTTTTGAAGAAAAATGTTAGCGGCTTTGATGCTAAATCTCCGCTTAATCATATTAATGAACTATATAGGCCAATTAAGAGTGGAGATCTCTATAGTCTCTACTATCAACATGAAAATCAAAAACTAGAATTAAAATTAAACCAGAAGCTGCTCGGCTCTTTGAACAATCCGAATGCAAATCAATATTTTAAAATCTGGTTTGGTAGCGAACCGTTTAATGCTAAATTAAAACAACAACTATTAAATTAA
- a CDS encoding nuclear transport factor 2 family protein, with product MKIITTALGLITLVGLTACKSVPTYSGDYGKAEQKITGIELDDQQALDVGNRFVAAFNTLGTPTFVNNASHLYADQLYINDTLSQFSQKADLIKHFEGMNARVSNVTVKLISATHHQDTAYIHWYMTYDFKMLGRSKTMASYGISQIKINEQQKIIFQQDYWDPANGLYRSLPIFGGVYKWILPFKKVES from the coding sequence ATGAAAATTATAACTACAGCCCTAGGGCTGATTACCTTGGTAGGTTTAACGGCGTGTAAAAGTGTGCCTACTTACTCAGGTGACTATGGCAAAGCTGAACAAAAAATTACTGGTATAGAATTAGATGACCAACAGGCGCTAGATGTCGGCAATCGTTTTGTCGCTGCATTTAATACGCTTGGTACCCCTACTTTTGTGAATAACGCGAGTCATCTTTACGCTGATCAACTTTATATCAACGATACACTCTCGCAGTTCTCTCAGAAAGCAGATTTGATTAAGCATTTTGAAGGCATGAATGCCCGAGTGAGTAATGTCACTGTAAAACTCATTAGCGCAACTCATCACCAAGATACAGCCTACATTCATTGGTACATGACCTATGACTTTAAAATGCTAGGTCGCTCAAAAACCATGGCTTCTTATGGAATTAGTCAAATTAAGATTAATGAGCAACAAAAAATTATTTTCCAGCAAGATTATTGGGATCCGGCAAATGGCCTTTACCGTTCTTTACCAATATTTGGAGGAGTATATAAATGGATATTGCCGTTCAAAAAAGTCGAATCTTGA
- a CDS encoding PH domain-containing protein has protein sequence MKFRSKIDWWLLLIFIVITANIVIKIYEANHLYSLASNFPHLLIYSLVIFIIWLPIFNTYYVVENNTLLIKSLVFRWKININDITQIEPTHNPLSSPALSLDRLKIYYMKNEKIATVMISPKNKEAFLQAINKRLY, from the coding sequence TTGAAATTTAGATCAAAAATTGATTGGTGGCTTTTACTCATATTTATTGTTATCACTGCCAATATTGTTATAAAAATTTATGAAGCAAATCATCTTTATTCTTTAGCTTCAAATTTTCCACATCTCCTCATTTATAGTCTAGTCATTTTTATTATTTGGCTTCCCATCTTTAATACTTATTATGTAGTAGAAAACAATACTCTACTGATTAAGAGTTTAGTATTCCGATGGAAAATTAATATTAATGATATTACCCAAATAGAGCCTACTCATAATCCACTTTCCTCTCCAGCACTCTCATTAGATCGACTCAAAATTTATTATATGAAAAATGAAAAAATCGCAACGGTTATGATTTCACCGAAAAATAAAGAAGCTTTTTTGCAAGCGATAAACAAAAGACTCTATTAA
- a CDS encoding PQQ-dependent sugar dehydrogenase: protein MTKRFFLPVLGTTVLVTLAGCASSSQYPITESYGPDPKLPEPKSSLFPTVNIAPAEGWPSGVMPKPAEGLKVKAFAKGLEHPRWLYVLPNGDVLVAETDAPPKPEDSKGIKGKIMSFVMRRAGSSHPSANRISLLRDTNGDGVADQKTVFLQNLNSPFGMALVGNNLYIANTDALVRFPYQEGETQITASGTKVLDLPGGPLNHHWTKNVIANAAGTKLYITVGSNSNVAENGLDQEKGRAQITEFDIASGQSRPFATGLRNPNGMAWQPQSGKLWTVVNERDEIGSDLVPDYMTSVQDGGFYGWPYSYYGQHVDVRVKPQNPEMVARAIKPDYALGNHTASLGLAFYTAELMPQFRGGALIGQHGSWNRKPHSGYKVVFVPFRSGQPSGPPQDILTGFLSDKGKAYGRPVGVAIDFSGAVLVADDVGNTIWRVSPVAETTYEAPMKHAIGTPPGTP, encoded by the coding sequence ATGACTAAACGTTTTTTTCTGCCAGTTTTAGGCACTACGGTTTTAGTTACATTAGCTGGATGCGCTTCATCCTCGCAATATCCGATTACTGAGAGTTATGGTCCAGATCCAAAGTTACCTGAACCTAAATCAAGTTTATTTCCTACTGTTAATATTGCACCTGCAGAAGGCTGGCCGAGTGGGGTAATGCCAAAACCCGCGGAAGGTTTAAAGGTGAAAGCATTTGCCAAAGGACTTGAACACCCACGTTGGCTTTATGTATTGCCGAATGGCGATGTATTGGTTGCTGAAACGGATGCTCCGCCTAAACCAGAAGACAGCAAAGGCATTAAAGGTAAAATAATGTCTTTTGTGATGAGACGTGCAGGCTCATCTCATCCGAGCGCAAACCGTATTAGCTTACTTCGTGACACTAATGGAGACGGAGTTGCCGATCAGAAAACGGTATTTCTTCAAAACTTAAATTCTCCATTTGGTATGGCATTGGTCGGTAATAATTTATATATCGCTAATACAGATGCACTGGTGCGTTTTCCTTATCAGGAAGGTGAAACTCAAATTACGGCCAGTGGAACCAAAGTGTTGGACTTACCGGGTGGCCCTTTAAATCACCATTGGACCAAGAATGTCATTGCTAACGCGGCAGGTACAAAGCTCTACATTACCGTTGGTTCTAACAGTAACGTTGCTGAAAATGGTTTAGATCAAGAAAAAGGTCGCGCACAAATTACAGAGTTTGATATTGCAAGCGGTCAGTCACGCCCATTTGCAACAGGACTGCGTAATCCAAATGGTATGGCTTGGCAACCGCAAAGTGGAAAACTCTGGACAGTAGTTAATGAGCGCGATGAAATTGGTAGTGACTTAGTACCTGATTATATGACATCAGTCCAAGACGGTGGTTTTTATGGATGGCCTTATAGCTACTATGGTCAACATGTAGATGTGCGAGTAAAACCACAAAATCCGGAAATGGTTGCTCGTGCAATTAAACCCGATTATGCACTTGGTAATCATACCGCTTCTTTAGGTCTTGCATTTTACACAGCTGAACTCATGCCACAATTTAGAGGAGGCGCATTGATCGGCCAGCATGGTTCTTGGAACCGTAAGCCTCACAGTGGTTATAAAGTCGTTTTTGTACCATTTAGAAGTGGTCAACCCTCTGGTCCACCACAAGATATTTTGACCGGATTCCTGAGTGATAAAGGCAAAGCGTATGGTCGCCCTGTGGGTGTAGCAATTGATTTCTCAGGTGCTGTGTTAGTTGCTGATGATGTAGGCAATACGATTTGGCGCGTTTCACCAGTTGCCGAGACGACTTATGAAGCTCCAATGAAACATGCTATTGGAACCCCGCCAGGCACACCATAA